The sequence CAGTTTTGTCACATAATTGACAAGAAGTTTGCTGACGATTACCTCCATCAGTTGGCTGTCCATTACCCGGGCGCTGTTGAGATGAGTTTGACGTCGTAAACCTTATAGAAGACGCAACATTAGCAACGGGACGAGAATCCAAGGTCTTGTGTTGTTGTTCCAGCGCAGTTCAAAAGTGAGCAAATAAGTGATGAAGTCTTCTATAGTCATATCAGCCATGGTTGTGGTAAGGGACGTAACAGTAGGATCATAGGAATAATCCAAGCCGGCAAGGATACAATGGCGTAACTCAGTGGTTGAGACAGTGGTGTTAGCAGCAGCCAGGCTATCAACGATGTCGCGAGCACGATCTATATACTGTCTCCTAGAAAGAGACCCTTTTTGCAAGACGCAAAGTTCacattgaagatgatgaatatgagCAGCAGACTTTGATGCAAATAAAGATTCAAGAGATGTCCAAACTTCACGGGAGGTGGTGAGACGATGAACTTGTCTCAAAACAGCAGAGGTTAAAGAGGAGAAAATCCATCCCAGTAGGATACGATCTTGTTTCTTCCAGACAGTAAAATCGGGATTAGGGGTGGACGTGTGTGGAAGAGTTGCAGAGGGACAAGGCTTTCACCGTTAACAAAGCCATCTAGTTCATAACCTTGAAGATACGGTCGAAATTGTGCATGCCAAAGCGAGTAATTTGTGTCATCAAGTTTAACAGTAATGATATGATGAGGTTGAGAGAATAGTGAGGAAGACATCATTGATTGAGAATAAGAAATAATTGTTGAAACTGCAGAAGATGCGGAAGCAGTCGAGAATTGATATAGGTTTAGGGTTAGAGAAGAATATAATAGATTTTGGTTTTCCTTAAACGAATATACAACAGCGTTTGATATTTATACACAGACTCTCAAAAACTTGCCGTTTACGGCATATTACTTGAAATACAAGACATCCTATACAAGTAATACTCTAGAACATTCTATGTCCTAACAGTCATTTAGGTAAAGACTTTCCAGTTTAGTCAAATTGGTTAAAGAAGCAGGGATTGAACCACCCAGATTGTTGAGAGATAAACCTAAGAACGTAAGAGATCTAAGCCTTCCTATATCTTGAGGAATGATGCCAGAAAATTGGTTATCATAGAGGTAAAGATTGTTCAAGTTAGTCTAATTGGCTAAAGAAGCCGGGATTGAACCACTAAGATTGTAAGTGTCCAATCCTAGATGAGTAAGAAAATATAAATTGCCAATTTCTTGATGGATGGATCCACTAATTTGATTTTGAGAAAGGTCTAAATATCGCAGACTTGTGAGCGAGCTTATTTCAAATGGAATGCGCCCAGAAAATTTATTCTTGTAAAAATCAAGGAGGGTGAGTTTTGAAAGATTTCCGATTTGGGACGGAATGTTCTCGGAGAGTTCATAGAAGCTTAAGTTAAGTCTAACTAAGTTAGAGAAAGACGAGAAGTTGAAATCATGTAGCGTACCTTGTAAACCCAATCATTTATATTTAATTCTGAGACGCTTCCATATTTGGTACAATGGATACCATACCAGCTGCATGGACTCCTTGTACTCGCAGTAGAATTTATCTTCCAAGAGGAGAGGAGAGAATGATTTTAGTTAACAAACCCTGATTTCCATTTCAGAAGAGCAtctacttcttcttctatttgttttttttatgaattgaagtaaaagaagaaccagaagcaaagacaataaaaagATAAGATGAAAGCAACAGTAGTACCATAACTAATATAGCTCTAGAGGCAACGTTTACTCGTAGCAACATTCTGAAAATTGTCAGAAGAATAGCTAGTTTCCGTTTTCAAGTCATGATTCAAAAAGTCTCTAACATCGtttctttttatttgtttgtaATCAAATATGGAGCCAAATCAGTAATCTTGATTCTTCCATTCCCTTGATCgaatatttttatttgtttgtccCCTTTTTATATTAAGAGAGAAAATGAAAGAGAAGTGGTCCTTCTATGAGTATactagtaaaatcataacatttgactttccatatatgaaaacaagcctattttttgacatacccaaataAAAAAACAGACATATTTTTTAGACGAAAAATGGGtcacttgtccaaatatttttaaatcacggttcaaatggacgggtaaaaaatagtttgggtgaaatggtcaaaaaaaatagtaaggtttCATccttagcttaaatttaaaaaatagcaaggatgaaactggatacatcctgtttaaattaaaaataagaaaaaatatttgaaaataggcacgatgaaattggttacatcctgcctatctttacatttttggccatttaaacagtatcaaaatctaactgttcatttcacccaggaattgttgattttggtctttttaaccaattttgtgttttttagaAACTGAGGGAGTATCTCTTTGTATGACACAGTCTTAGTTTTCCCATTCTTAACGAAACAAATGGAACTTCCCTAAAACAAAAACCAACAGGTTCACTCCTCAAACAACTGGGGTTAATAGAGGCTTGTTCAGGTAGTGAGCTTCTAAATTCTTTACCACAAGATTTCTCATTTCTGCACGAGTTTCACATGTTCCACTTGCAACATGTGGTTGCAGGACTACATTATCGAGCCCTAACAGTTGTTCTGGCACTTCAGGTTCCTTCTCAAACACGTCGAGACCAGCACCACCCAATCGACCTTCAACCAACGCAGAAACTAGCGCAGATTCATCAACAAGAGGGCCACGAGCGATGTTAATCAGGACTCCATTTGGACCTAATGCATTTATCACTTCATTGTTGATAATATGATAAGTTTCTGGTGTGAGTGCACAAGCAACAACGAGGATATCACAGTTCAAAGCTAACTCCATGACGTTTGAATAGTTCTTGTATTTTGTGGTAGTAGGTTTTTCATCGCAGTAACTTATAGGGCAACCGAAACCATCCACTCTCTTGGCGATTGCTGAACCAATCCGTCCCATACCCAAGATGCCTACTCTTTTACCAGAAAACTGCAATGGATACACAAATAAAGCAGATGAAGATAGATTCAGTTAAACCAAGCCTGAGATGAACTGACACTGAGATATAATATGCCTATGGATTTAAAGAAATAATATAATTATCAATGTCACAGTAACACAGTGGTAAAATCTGGGAAATCTAAAAATGAAGAgaaattttgaaaagataaaacgGAAGTGAAATAGCAAACCTTAGTAGTCATTTTGAAATCACACAGTTTCCACAATCCATGTCTAACATAACGATCACTCTCGCAAAtcctcctcaaggtagccaagaTCAAACCAACAGCTAGATCAGCAACATCTTCAGTCAACACATCTGGTGTATTAGTAACTCTGATACCTTTTTCCTTGCACTTAACTAAATCAATCTTATCTAAACCGACAC comes from Papaver somniferum cultivar HN1 chromosome 7, ASM357369v1, whole genome shotgun sequence and encodes:
- the LOC113292814 gene encoding hydroxyphenylpyruvate reductase-like: MEEIGVLMICPMSTELEEELDNKFKLFRFWNVPNQREFLEENSNSIRAIVGSGTAGADAKLIDSLPKLEIISSFSVGLDKIDLVKCKEKGIRVTNTPDVLTEDVADLAVGLILATLRRICESDRYVRHGLWKLCDFKMTTKFSGKRVGILGMGRIGSAIAKRVDGFGCPISYCDEKPTTTKYKNYSNVMELALNCDILVVACALTPETYHIINNEVINALGPNGVLINIARGPLVDESALVSALVEGRLGGAGLDVFEKEPEVPEQLLGLDNVVLQPHVASGTCETRAEMRNLVVKNLEAHYLNKPLLTPVV